Within the Haloplasma contractile SSD-17B genome, the region CATTGTTCCCGTACTAATTTCTAATGTAATCAGTAGTATAACAATAAAAAGAACAGCACTTAACCAACCTGAAATATGAGGTTTAAATGCTAACTCAGCATCTACTCCATGATGATATTGCCACCGATTTTGGTTTTCTTGGTTATGTTTGTTGAATAACTTCATACCGAACACGTCCTACATTTAAAGATTTCTATTTTTAGAAAATTATACCATTATATTTTTGTTCTATTTGACTTAATTTGTAGAAAATAATACACAACCTTAATTTTCCTAAAAAAGCAGACCATGATTGATCTGCTTATTACTATTTATTCAATTCGATTTCATCTAAATCTGGAATCTGATGATCGTCTAGATTTACATACTCAATAAGTTCACCAACTAAATCAAGTCCCTGATACAATTCATTAATTTTTCTATGCCTTAACTGTACGCCTAGTCCATCAGGTAGTGGTAGTTTTTCGTAGTCATTATGTTCTAAGTGAATATAGTACCCTTTGTATTTGGTTTCTGTTGTTTCTCTTGGTGGAATAAAATAGACGGTCTGTATCTTTTTAATATCAAGTGGTCTTCTAGAATACCTCAATCCGTCATCATAATCGAACACAAAATCAGATTTGTCTAATACTTTTTCATCATAATTGATTAGCTCATAAGTTTCCTCAGACTGATTAATTATTACACGGTCCCAACCAGATATATACTGTAAATCAATAAGTAATCCCGTAAAAGAAGATTCATAGTTCTCATCACTTTGATCGACAATGCTAGTGTTCAACTCGGTGGTGGTTTCAAAAGCGCTGAACATAAACTCATTATTGTTATTATAGAGTGAAACTAAATTCGTACCTTTTTTTCTGATCTCATCTTCATCTTTACTAAATGATGTCACATCTTTCAGATAAATAGCTCCTGATTGATCATCACTTATTGCTAGTAAATCCACTACATGTTTCTTATCCATTTCATCGAAACTACTCGTTTTATTCGTCTCAAGTTTATACTGAATGGCTGTACCTTCTTCTGTTTTTAAAAGTGTAAATGAATCGGATCTTTCCGTTTCAAGCGTTTCATCATCAATCATTGTTTGTATTTCTTCGACAGTTGTAGTTAAAGATACTTTATGTTCTGCATTTAGTTGTAGAGACCCTCTAGTGTCATAGGTGTGACTACTTTCATCGATTAATTCATCGTTATCATTATAATAGTAAACTATGATTCCACTATTAATACTAAATGTAATTCTAGTAATGATTTCTCCATCACTATTCAATGACATTGAAATTTTAATATTAATAGCTTCCTGTTTAAGAAAAGTCTCTTTGTAAGACTCACTTAAATACTCACTGAGTATGATACTTACATCATCTGTCTCTGCCTGTATCGAGTATTGTATATTTAATGACTCCTCATCCGTAGTAACTTTAGCCGTAATTTTGTTCACCTCATCTAGTTCTGTATACCAGGTTAACGTCTCAGGAGTAATTGTCACTTCTCCACCATCAACAACTAAATCCTCATTTGTTTCTAACGCTTCATTTAGAACATCAATCATATAGAGAATTGTTTTCGCATCTTCCACTTCATCGTATATAGAAAGAAGCGGATCATAGTATAATTTCGATTCTTCATTCATGTTAGCCAACTGATCTGTTTTTAATCCTATTAAGTTAGATTTTGTTATGATCTCAGTTTCTGGCTGATCTGATAATCGATAGTGGTTGATGTAATAAGATTGATTATAGAAGTTTGGTTTAAAGCCTCCCGTAACAGTATGTGCCTCCACATTAACAGCTTGAGCTATTTTTTGATTACTAAAGCTTTCTGGCATTAACTCTAAAAGATCAGTACTATTAAAGTTTTCTATATACTCACCATAGGTTACAGGTATTAACTCCTCATTTATTTCATCAGTATCTGTTTTTGATCCTTTATTATGGCATGCTGCTATAATTAATACACACATTACGATTAATAACAAACTACTTATTTTTTTAAACATTATAGATCCCCCTTCGTTATAGTCATCCATATACCTTATTCTGAATCGTCGGCTAATTCTGGTACCAGGTAGCGATCATCAGATAAATCAATTTCTTTTAACTGCCCTAATTGATCATTAACGTAATTAATTTTATTGACTTGCTCTAATACGAAGCCTTCTGGAATAGTGATGTCATCAAGGGTATCTTCTTTAAATTCATAGTATAAACCAGTATGAGCGTCTAGATTTTCATCGTATATGTATTGAATCCCTTTCTTTTCATAAGTTGAACTATGATTTATTTTATTTAAACCTTCGAAAATAATCTTATCATGATTATAAAGTGTCAATTCACTATAACTATTAATATGTGCTTTAGTCCAACCGGTTAATAGACGCATATCCAGTAAATAACCTGAGTCAATATATTCATTAAGTACGCCCTCTTTAGCTACCTGACTTTCTTTAGTGAAACCAGTATAAGATAATTCATTGTGTTTGTTATAGAGAGTCACCATGTCATAAGTAATTGTACTCTGAACGATTTCATTCCCACTTACAGGCTGGTGCTCGCCAACAAATTTCGTAACTACGTAACCAGATTGGTCATTTCCAACCGCATGAATTTGTTGTTCCTTTCGGTCATTTATATATCCCCAGTTACCTTCATCTAGATCTGAATTATAGTTATAGTCAATCTTATATTCCAAAGTCATCTCAGTACCTGTTTTCTTAATTTCGAATGTATCACTTGCAGTACTTATTGTTGTAAATTCATCATTAAATTGCCAGGGACCATATTCTTGGTTGATCTTCAACATGTATTCACGTGAATAGTTTGTATTCATAAGTAATGACTCATCATCTATAACCTTAATATAGGATGCAAGGTTTTGATCCGTCAATTTTTTCACAACTGCTTCTTCTCTATCGTTCAGCAAATTGTTATGTTCGTTATGCTCTTGTATGTTAGTAGTAATCGTTGTTTTAAACTGATGATCACTATATTTTGACATCGTTACTCTAACTTTAAACTGATAATCATCTATATATTGCAGATCTGTTAGAATCTCACAACCAAAACAGGATTCCCAATCATCAATCATTTCCTGTCTTGCAGTTCCCTCATAAAAAATAGTCAACTCTTCACCTTTTGTATTGACTGTTATCATTACATCTTCTAGAAACGGAATTAGCCATGTTTGCTCATTTAAATTACTAATTGTAATCGCTTTTTCATCTAATGTAATATGTTCACTTAGTAGCAATTGTTCATTTAATCCATCAATCAGATGGATAATTGCTATGATTTTGCCCATTTTCTGATACAGCTTACTAATGGGGTCGGCCTCATAATAATAAATACGAGTTTCTCCTAAGTTACAACATTCAACACCTACTAATTCATCCTGTAAAATATCAACCTGAATTGGTAAATTCTGTGAGTAGTTTCGTAAAAACTTACTATTTTCAATTGCATAATATTGAGTTGGCTGAGGTAATAGATGCCTTAATTTCATGTTCATACCATTTCCTCTAGTTTCTTTGACTAATTTCTCATTGTAGAAACTCTTTGGTAATAAATTAAATATATCCTCAGAATTAAAGCGTTCTAAATAATCACTAAATGTGATCTCTGAATCCTCCTGTATAGCACGACCTACCTCTGTACTTTCTTCACTTGTTTCATCTGTCGGCAATGGAATATACTCACAACCGACTAAAAACGATAAGAATACTAATATAATCATACTAAATAACCCTTTTAACATTACAATAATTCTCCCCTCAATTTGTATTAATTATCTCTACAAGCTCTCCTTACTTATTAATACGTAATTTAATCTAATAATTCTTAATATAAAAACTAATTCTTACTTCTGATTATGGATCCCTGAGAAGTATTTATACGATTCACACATTTTAAACTAGTTTGTTACTTTAGTGATCATCAAAAAAATTCATTCTAAATAAAAAAAGAGCACCACTACAGTACTCTTAAAACGTTATTTATATTAGCTAATCTTATGTTTAGAAAATTTTATTCTTAAACGGTCAGCAGCATTTGCGATAAATTCACTATTGTCTGGCCGTTGTTTTGAAATAAAAAATTTATTAACCTCTAGGTGATTTCCTCGGTTCCACATAACCGCAATTGCATGACGTATAGCACGTTCCGTTCTTGAACTCGTAGTACGGAACTTTTTGGCTACATCTGGATATAAACGTTTTGTAATTGAACTCAACAAGGTTATATCATCGTAGACCATATTAATTGCTTCCCTCAAATAAAGGTATCCCTTTATATGAGACGGTACACCAAACTCATGTAACATATTTGATATTTCACTTTGGATATCGACTTCACTATGATCCCTACCATATAACGAATCTGGCTTTGGTATAAGTGATGGTTTCGTATAATCAAAGCCATTAATTAAATTAATCAAGCGAGTCACATTAAAAGGCTTTGATAAAAAGTAAGAAGCCCCGAGCCGGCCACACTTGTTTGCTACATAGTCTCTATTGAAGGCAGAGATTACGATTATGTGTTTTGGTCTGATGTATAGGCTCTCTTTTCTTATTAATTCCTTTAAAACTTGAATTCCATCATATGTAGGCATGACAATATCTAGAATCAGAAGGTCCACCTGTGTTGTCTTTAAATATTCTAGTAAACTTTTTCCCTCATAAGCTGTCCCAATCACCTTCATATTTTGCTCAAAGTTGATAACCTCTTTAATCATTGCAACTTGATTTTTGTTATCATCGGTAATAAATACCTTAATCTCTTCCAAAATAATTCCCCCCGGATATTATATTTTGATTACCTTTTATTATACCATTATTTTACAAATTTCGCACTGTTTTTTTAGTATTCATTTAAAAACAAACAAAAATAATACCTATTAGCTACATTGTCGTAATCTAATAGGTATCTTAATCTTTATATTATTTAAATTCTACACGATTTAATTCAGGAACACGATACTGTTCCTCTGTAAAATCAATGACACTTTTATGTGAATTAAGGTTATCTTGCAAAGAAAATACCTTTGTTTTAATTGTATCGCTACTATAATCAAATCCATCTGGTAACTCTAAACTTAGATCGTCCTGATTCTCAAAATGCTTATAATAGCCATACTGATTCGTGTTATCTGTAAGAACTTCAATTTTTCTTAACTCTGCTATGGTTCCATTAGAACCGTCTTCTTGTATTTCATCATTAAGATTAAAGACTTCTGATCCTTCTAGATAGGTGATAAAGTTTGAAGTACTTCCATGTCTAATCTCATCCCACCCTGAGAGTAGCCTTAAATCCATCGCATGACCTGAATAGTATCCTTCTTTACTAAAACTAGTAAATACTAATTCATTGAATCTATTATAGATGCTCGTCACATTTACCTGCTCAGATGCATTGTTCTGGTTTAAAAGATCATTAGCATCGATATTTTTATTAATGGTGATTGATCCTATTTCAGTATCAAAATCAGCATACAAGTCAAAACTTTCATCCATTACAGGATCTGATACTAAACGGTATTTCATTTCTCTTGCCTCAATATCAAGATCAAACGTATCCTGCACTCTATATTCAGTAATGCTATTCGCTTCACGCTCTTCATAACTAAACTCATTATTGATAATCAGCCTTTCCCTATCAATCACGCTGATAGCTGTTTTTAATTCTGTTGTCTTATCCTTCGTTGTTAGTAACGACTCATTTTCATCTGTTTTCTCATACGTTAAATAAAAATCAATATTGGTAATGAACTGGTCTAAGTCTTCTAAGTTTTTAGATACGGACACCTTTATAAAGACAGACAAATCGGATTCAGTTATAATAGAATAATAATTTTGATCAATGATCTCCTTATTCACTGTTGCACTATAATAAATAATTAGTTCATCTTCAGTTTCTATTCCTTTCGCATAAACATCGTCTAAGTCTGATAATATAGGAAAAACATGAATGCCGTTACCATTAATA harbors:
- the spo0A gene encoding sporulation transcription factor Spo0A — its product is MEEIKVFITDDNKNQVAMIKEVINFEQNMKVIGTAYEGKSLLEYLKTTQVDLLILDIVMPTYDGIQVLKELIRKESLYIRPKHIIVISAFNRDYVANKCGRLGASYFLSKPFNVTRLINLINGFDYTKPSLIPKPDSLYGRDHSEVDIQSEISNMLHEFGVPSHIKGYLYLREAINMVYDDITLLSSITKRLYPDVAKKFRTTSSRTERAIRHAIAVMWNRGNHLEVNKFFISKQRPDNSEFIANAADRLRIKFSKHKIS